A segment of the Phalacrocorax aristotelis chromosome 5, bGulAri2.1, whole genome shotgun sequence genome:
ATAGATAGCTAAACGTAACAGCAGTGTCCCTGAATGATAAATGCCAATGGGCACCAGAATACCTTGCTACCAATTATATTGGAGTCAAATTCAGATGCAGAAATGGAAGACCTACAGACATGAAATGCAACGTGAAATAtcagacaggaaaagaaaaacatagtgGAAAGTGGCTGAAAGCTTTGAAAAGGAAGGAGATGCACAATAACGTACAAAGTGAGGAAAATTCTGGGGTGTCGTGCCTAGGTATTACTGTATTTACTTCAAATCCTCccaaaggaaagaagcagcagggcATTTGTTCCAATGGTTAAGTTTACTTGAGCTATGAAACTACTACTTTAAGGAAATTACATAAACTCCACTGCTTGACTTTAGAGATAAATTGTAAGCTCCAGACAGAAAAGTACACCAAATCTCAATCAACTAACTGGAGAAAAATGCCAGTAAACAGAAGCTCTTTGTACCAGTCGATTGTATGATAGTTTTtgattaatgaaataaaacagagcagaaattatttttataatcacCCAATTTAAGTATTTGACATTTAAGGAAACATGATGACATTTCTGCATGACTGCGTAATGTTTCTAAACTCTAGTGAATTATGCAAGCCGAAGAACACACCTGGTACAAACATGCTGCTGTTCcaagaaaaaatgcaataaCGTAGCTGAAATCTTCGCCttcattctgtgaaaataaaataaaaagccatgCTTTACAATGTTTCAGTGAAATACCAGATATTTACAGTATGAAAGTTACTAATTATTGTATGTTAAAATAGTCTCACATAGAGATTTATAATAATTCCAATGCCACGATAAGCCAAAAAAGTTAGCACTAATCATTGCTTATTTTAcatgtctggaaaaaaaccctctgtgaTCTGGAACCTGACCAAAATGTTTATTCACAACAGGCACCTAATGCTGACATTTTCCAAAGCCTTAAAGGAAGTCCAGCTCTAACACTGGACACTTTCCTTCCCCAGGTGCCTTTGAAAATTCAAGTATAAACGCTGGTAACTACCTTTAATATCAACTTTGTAGAATTGTGCCTTCCTCCAGCTTCACAAAATGGAaacaagataaaagaaaaagacagagtgGCCACTAGGGTGTGGTAAAACTCTACGCAGAGAACAATGCAGGCAGCTCTGCGTTGATGGCTGtgagaacaaacaaaagcacCTGAACTTATCAGAGAGAGATTATtggaaaattaagttttcttgaaggaaaagagggagacaTTTACTTGAAGTGACAGATCTTTccattatttgttttttaaaaaaatccaaaataaaaaacacaaccaataaaccccaaaaacccaaacccccaaaatattCCTTCCAACTTATTCAGACAGGTTGCTATTGTTTCTATGGAGCTAAGCAGAATAAATTTACATGCTCAGTGATTATTCTAACTGCATTTTCAGCAAACATCTGTGACAATCAAAAACTTTCCCAGGAAAACAATGGGTACTTATGCAAATGTTCTTCCTCGAatgcaaatttcattttgagaagGTGGTGGTCCATTCGGAACTACAATTTGTTTCTGCTCAGAGTATGTTCAGTGTGAAGCATTCATATCTACAGTGTTGACTAGGGAGAAGTTTGTATGTGTGCACATAAAATATACCTACACAATGCAGTACACTACCAAACCACATGCAAATCTTTGCCTCAGTGCCACTGCATATTTGCTGGAGCACAGCTACAGATTATAATCAGTGTTTTTATTCGGGTGTTAGCAAACCTCTGTTACAAAGGAAACACTAATTCAGGGAGAAGCTTTTGAATGACTTCTCAGAAATTCTATTAATCACTTTTTGGATTATTTCTCCCTGAACTTTGTAGATTTTTCCATAACAAAGTAAATTAAGAGAAATTTCAATAGATTTTATGTGTGCCTCATttgtcagaaatgaaaaaatatcttccatCTGTACTGCCATCTACTACCCCCACATGCAATGAcatacagaataaaatgaaTTGGCTGCGCTATCATCAGTTAATCTAACAccagcatttctttttgaaaaaaatcagctgtggAAAGGTAACAAAAGAAGTTCTAGAAACGTTACACAAAGTGATGGAATTCTGTTCAGTATTATTCATACTACAGTGTACTTCAAATTCATTCCTATTTATAAACCGGAGAAGCGTGCATAACAGAAAAATCTAATTAGGGATAGATTACTAGGGATAAAGTAGAGAAGTATGTTCACTATttcattcttgttttttctttaaaaaacaaaaacatctcaaAAGAAGGACCTAGCATGGAACACTTTTGTTAACCCTGTTCATCTATTCATTAGTCTTCAGGAAGTGCTGAGACCTCAAACATCACTGCTTTATTAAATCTTTACATATATCAGATATACGTTTGAATAAAAACATTATCTATTAGCCAAGCAGGAggattctcattttctttcagaaaacttcCATGTGAGTTTTAGTTTCTACCTCCATCACACAACAGTAGAGCCATTTAATGttaagtggggtttttttgtagtaACACACATGAACTTTCTACATGCACATTGATTTGAattgtttgaaataattaaGCACTATTATTTTCATGTAGTGATGAGAATACAACTAGCACAAGAAATGGAatagaaagaaactgaaaggcACAGGGAGGGTCAGAGCAGAGCAAATGTTTGTTGGGAGGTTGTTTGGTGAGGGAGGTGGTGTTGTTTTTGGGGAGGCCTTTAGAAGAAATCACCTGTCAGTCTCCCTTACATTGACCCTTTCAGCACACAAAGAGAAATACGCATTCTACTTAAGAaggtttattaaaaacaaacaaaaactgaacaaggtttctgaaaaacaatttttacaaAACCTGTTTAGAAGATCCCTGCTCTGAGGACCTTTCAAAAAAATTTGGCcagattttcaaagctgttcATCATTTCTCTCAAGCGTTTTTAAATAACATCTATCAAAATTACACGTCTCATATCCTGGCAtaaatttagaaaacagaacattATGTTCACATACTCACTGCTACCAAGGCACCTAGGGAAAGAGTCAGCCACCCACCCTCTATTGCTTTTGAAACTCACAGCCTCAATGAATGATGCATCACACTCAAGAAGGATGCACAGATCACAAACAATAACAGGTTTCATAAACAGAGGTCTGACCTCACAaacaatatttctgaaaataaaactggcaAGACTTAGTTCATACAACAAGTGTCTTCTAAGGTCATATTATGATTGCTGTGATGCACAACTCTTAAATTCATAAACATGTACAATACCTGGAGAAGACTTTCTATTGCATGAAAGCCACGAATTAAATTCAAAGCCCCGCATAACAAACTAAGCACAAATGAGACAATCCCTGGCAGAGTCACAGGTTCCAGACGCTGATGAGGAGCTGTAAAGCAGAAGATCAAAAGAAGATATCAGAGGTCAGAGCAATGTCTTTAGAAATTTAGTAAAATAGTAATCTCATTTTTCAGGGGCTTCTAGCTGGAGAAGAGATCACTGAAGCAAACCACAAAAGGTCAATCTTTTTTCTAAagtgaagaagaaatattttaaatatttcaacacAAGTTTTGACAAAAAGTATACTTTCCTTCAATTCATGTATGTAGTTGTCTTATTATATTTAGTCTTTAACTTAACACATTCAGTTTATTCAGTATGGTACTGAAAGCTGCTCAAATATGCCAGAAAAATCAACAGCAAATGATGCAGTTGCTAGTGAAATTTGTCCACAATTAGTAGCCAGCTAGTAAGTCACATACTTCAGAGCTCCTctaacaatctttttttttttaaaaaaaaaaaccactaatgCATTAGCAGAGCTATTGAGACTGATTTAGCTTGTTTGCTGAATGGAACAGTAGAAGGCAAAGCTATTACCTTAAAATACAGCCAGTAACCTCTACCTTAAAAAATACAGCCAGTGAGTGCTACCAAAGACACAGATAAAAAGACAGGTCTGAAACTAAGCTAGTATCTATATTACAACCTTATACAGACCTTCCACATAGTGCTTAGAAGTCTCTTACAAAACACATTCAAATTCAAACACACTTTCTTTCCACGCACACCCACTTTTTCTGGCTTAGCTAGGGTCACAAGTACACTACTGTTGTGTATGTTCCTCATTATCATCTCTTTCCATAATTAATAGCAGaaagcaaatatgaaaaaacaatgcaaaactCTTAACAGTCTAGGCAACACTGGGAAAACAATAGAATTACTGAGCCATACTTAAATCATTCTGTTCAAATCAACGAAGTGTAAAGATGGGAACAATGAGGTTAACGAACTGTAACATTAATAGAGAGAGGGGTGTCAATCCTGGTTGCCTGCATTGCACAAATCCAGGAAAAAGCCCTTCCAAACAGTTTATGAAGTTACACAACCtaaagaaaaaatgacaaaagcTATTTCACATTGATAAGCAGACAGGGCTGTCTATTatgaataaagaataaaacacaaaattagTTCGATTAACTCATTTGTGCTGACTTTAACAGTGtaatcagtatttttattttttaaacaaaagcatgaCCCATGTTTAACTTCCAGAGCTTATTGCTTTTCTAACCATAGTGCATATTAAAGGAACACCTCCAGCAATCACTCAGTTAAGGATAGATATGGTATTTGATTACCAAACCATTGTTTTTCAGTGACTTATAACTggttgatttgggttttttcaaaCCATCTCATCTAGAGAGTGTCAAAAAGCTGACGGTGTATGTGACTGGTTTTAGCCAAAGATCATTGCATTTCATTAACTGGTGGATGAAATTAGTTCACTGCTCTCCATGCACAGCTCTCCAGACAACCTCATTTTCCCCACGTATCAGAGTAACTTTAAAACATCATGTgttaaaacagtatttaaaacacCTCTTTGAGAACCATGAGGGGAAAAATGAGTCTTGTCAGCTAAATCAAGACAGCCTATGAAGGACCATAAAACAGTAACTTCtcttattaaaatatgaaaacaaacccaaaaacttCAAAGGACGTTGCATACTGCTACTGATGTCATTAAGTTCTCCAGGGCTTAATAAATTTTAGTGTTACAATCAAAGCAACAAGagtcatttaaatttaaaaaaaaaaaaaaaaaaaaaagggcaaaaccaCAAGGATGAAGGAGTGTCAGAGAAGGCAAGGTAAAGGACAGCTGACCTTGAATCAGTACATCCATAACTCTTAAGAGATTATAATTGCCATATCAAAAACTCTCTACACAAGCCAAGGGTCAAATAAAGCAcaaattctgaattaaaatgttgaaatttaaataaaaaatttggaCGTTTGCACAATGTGAGAAACTGCACattaaatgcttatttaaaagttaaaaaaaaaaaacaccacaaaaaccaacaaaaaaatcaaatacacCATCAGCCAAAAGGTAACTCAGAAAATGGTATATTTATCCTAACCATATAAATACCTAAAACATCACACATCAGCATGCTGTCATCCTATTTCTAATGCCTGCCAACACCTACATTTGCCTTTGAAGCAAAATTCTATCCATAATCTGCACACTTTCTGCTTCACACATTAATAATTACCCCTTTTCCTCACTACACAGCACAACTTTCACTAACGGAAACGGGCTGCTATTTTCAGTTACTTTAACAACGTAAGAGGCCTAGACACTAGACCTTGGATACATACCCAATTACAAGTATAAGCAAGTAACAGACAACGCTTCATCAGCATAGCCAAAACTAACACATCGAATCCTGCTATTCTGTGTAACAAAACTAGATTTGCATCCACCTGACTTCCTACCTCTGCATGCTAACCTGATTTAACAGACTTAATTCACTTATAGCAAGTCATGTTTTTTAACAGGACAGCACATTCAGGAAATTACACTAGGCAAACCACATCTTTTTGTGAGAATTTGTCCTTAGAGCAAAGGAGAAACTTTGAAGTCTGGCCAACTGAGTGGGCTAGCAAACATCCAGAGAAGGTTCGTTTCAAGGGTGGAGAGAAGTGATGAATGCAAAGAATTACAAAACTATTAGCAGACTTGCTAAAAAAGACACTGTTATTCACTAGCATCTAAAATTTGAAGAGCTGAAGAAGGACCAAAGTGCAAACCTCTCATAATGTACAGCCCTTTGATGGTGAGTTTCTACAGCAATTCAAGGAAGGAAGCAGATAACTGAACAAAGAGATCTATggatttcagaggaagaaagttGTAAGTAactggaagaggggaaaaaaaagaagaaagtcgacatggaaagaaaagaggacaaAAGAACTGCTTCTGTAAGACAAGTCATGGAGAGgtaggtgaaaaaaaattggaatatCATCTGCCAATTATTGTTCAATTTTGCTGTACAGTAAAAAGGGAAATGGTCCTTACACACTTTAATTTAGGGCCACATGATCTTCCAACACTTTTACTCAGAAAAGTGATGAAAACCTCATCTCCCACTACACGGACAACTTTAAAAACACAGGCAATTTTGACACAGGCCAAATTCTCTCATGCttattgtcctttctttttccaaatgcaGGAAGTTTGGATCCAGACAATATTCAGAGTTAGCCGGTTGCCACTTCTGCCACTATAACCTTTTCCACAAGCCAGGATTACACCAGAATATTAAGAGGTAACAATGATGTAAACATCGCAGTGGCAAACGAACGGTATCACAGCATtacatacttttaaaagcagcaaatgaTTAAAGGTATGTACAGTGCTGCTTAAAAGATTCCACTCTCCTAAACAGTTTAAACACCTTCACACTTTTCCTTTATTAATTTTCCAGAATCTCTAATACTATTAAATCGCAAATACCAATTTTGTAAGCTATTTCTACATTATCTCATAGCACCTAGAATTCGCGCAGGATCAGGACCCCAGCAGTACAAATAAGGGTACCCCagcaattttgtttgtttttcatcttcagtAGACAGTCATTTCAATCTCCTAGAGGAATCTTTACAAGCCAAGTAATTAGGATAATACACTGGCAAAGAaatcctatttatttttatatatatatatatatataaaactgcACAAATTAAGGTGATCTCATATGAGAAATCTGTAGGAAGTGTTTAGATTTACGATAGCAATTTTCACCCTGACACAGAATGGCACGTGTATTTCTGCCCAGGATAACTAGCCTTATAGAGAGCGGTACTTttgggaaaaagggaaagatatTACCTTCCTTTTATTCTGTTCATGTTTTTGCTTCCCTAGACTTGGAAGATGGACATCAGATTATGTCAGTTTCGCATGTGAACTCCACATATTAGTGCAAGGACTCGGAGAGTTTTAAGTTTTCTGTCCTGGTGGGAAACACCTAAATGTGGGCCTCAAACTGATTCAGAGCATTCATTTAATAGCACAAACAACACAGTTCAACCACACAATTCCATATTTGCCTCCTACattaaataaatagaattttttttaaattaatggctACTTAAATGAATGTGGCCAGTATGTACAAAATTGCTATTATTAACAGCGTACACAAGGCACTTATTTTAGAGACCACATCTTTTAGCCAGCACAGCTCTTTGGGTTTTCACCATCACAGATACTTCCTATAGTGACGCTtctccctccagctgctctaACTCCTGACACTATGCTCTTAGCTTATATCATCATTGGGTCTTACtgggcagaaataaaaattttcgTAACTCTTAAAAGGtcatgcagattttttttttcccttcaataaAGCAGTCCACTGAATAGAccccatttctttctctgagtGCCTTGGGAAGATACGCACTTTGAGCAGAGGACACAACAGACATTTAAGCTAAAATACATGTAAGGTCATGGCAGCTTTATGTTTTAATAACATTATggtgaaaaagcttttttttaagaaaaaaaaatatcagagatTAATTCTACCACCCTGTATCTGTCTTGTTTAAGGATACAAAAAAAGAGTCTGAAACTTACCTGCAGATATCTTACCGGTGCCCTTATATTCTGCCACAGATGAATGTGCAAACCCATTAGCTGAACCAAGTTCTGACACGGAAATTTGATAAGGTGGTCTCAGTTTGATTTCTGTCTGCATGTCAGCAAGATTCATCTTTGTTGACAAAGAACGTGTGTTGTTATATCTCTGTTTGGTCCTCTGAATGAAATTATCTgtgtaaaatttaaaataaaaaggtataCCCTTATGGACTTTCATCAATTTTTGTTAATCCAAGACTATGCAGCTTTATGTACTTCACAAACTGAAATCTAGTTTGAAATGCTTGTATTTATCTTGgattttttaatactatttctgttttgtgacTAACATATCATGGGCtatttctgcagtaaaaaaaatttaaggtCTAGAAATCTAATTACTTAACTGTGAATAAACTAATGACTTTTCACTGCATGAGGCTAGAATACATTGCTAATATAATGGATTTACTGCAGTTGTTCTAgcttttctgttaattttttgtATGAATATTTACTAAACTAACTCCTGCATTCAAGTATAGACTTCCTTGAGTACAAAATGTGCTTGCAAAATATTCAGGCAGAGAAAATTAATACCATACTATACAAAAATAACGACTGTAATAGAACTACATTTTAACAACTAGTAGGACAAAGACGgcattgggggaaaaaaaagcgtTCGTGGAAATCTTTGTAAGGAAGACAACAATGTTATACAGAAATTGTTAAAAATTGCCTGACTGAATTACAGACAGGAATTAACCACCCGGAATACCTTCCCTCTTATTTCTAAAACTGCAGTTCTTTTTGTTCTAATGTGTTttataagaatattttaaataactgcCTAACATACagtattaaagcaacagatactaATGGAATCCATAAGAGCTGTCTTCTGGTATGTATGAGATTTGTTGTATTTGGAGCTTGCATGACAGCAGACTAAATGCTTCACTAtatcacaagaaaaataaaaatctctccCTTACATGTACTGAACAAAAATTACCACACAGCTAAGAGCAAATATGACATGGCAATCTTTGACTTGAGAAATTTATGAAGCTCAATGCCTTTACAGGTTAAGTATTCCAACAGGTATGAAGTAAAACAACTCCTAGTATTATTAACTAGGAGAAGATGAACTTCAGATTTGGTCACACAAGGCTTAAACCAAAACCTACTGGAATGAGCAGAAAGATTATAAACAAGTTTGAATAAAACTAGTAGCCTAATTTAATGCCCACAGAAGTATTTCTTTatctacctgaaatacagctatAAACTGCCTtggacatttttgttttgtgtgcaTTAAGTTGCACATCTATTTAAATACTCATTTCTCTTAGTGTGagaatgaaggggaaaaaaagcccgATCCTTACCAAACTCTATAAAACAGTACGGTCTGACAGCAGTATTTGTCTTCATCATATTGTAGGTAGTGATAAACTCTTTCTGAAGCTCATCCAGGAAGCAGAAAGCCAGGACACTTGGATAATTTTCAGTGCACAACATCATATAGCTCACTCCCAGAGAACTTATAAAGCTATAATTGAGACAACAAATTCAAAATTTCAAATTTAACTCCAGGTAATTAGCCGTTTTGCTAGTGTGATCTCATATTCTGtaatcagaaaagcagaaactgctCTGGGGTAGCAAAGGAATTAGTGTTTACTGAAAAGTCTAACACTGtgctagaagaaaaacaatttactTTTAGGCAATGTTTAACGTTAACACCGCACTGCACGACCATATGAGAAACTCttttatacatatgtatgtgtgtgtgtatatatgtgtgtgtgtgtacatacgtACATACTCTCACATACatggaacagaaaataacataaaGCTTTCAGGATATAGAAATACAGAAGGTTTGTCTCATAATAGCTTTTCATGCATCTCAAATGCAGAATGTGTGACCTGGTGCATCCCGAAAGTGCAAAACCTTATCTTCagattggggtgggggggtggagggcagggggtgggggtgggtcaGTTGTCTTCTAAAATAcatgaggaaagaaaactgttccAGAGAATATAGGATTTGTCATTCTCCAAAGATAGTTGCAAGGATTATCAGAGAGCACAAATATGAAATTAGAAAGGGATAGTTTTCAATATACATATCTCTATTGCATTTAGGCAGTTCATTAAATAGAGTTCACATTTTCACGACACATTCAAATGTCTTCAAAATCTTGATGGATACCTTACCAAAgacaaaagtaataaaaaacgTCCTTATGCTTCCTTcttaaaagtttcttttaagCTGAGCAGTTTGCAAGCCAACTCAgctgaggttttaaaaaacacatgaaCTAGAAAAAGTTTAGACCATGCTGGGCCTAATCCTGAGAAATGCTGGAAACTCATGTATACCaatgggagagagaagggtGAGCATCTTCTAGGATCATTCAGGTGGTATACTTTCCACACTAACTTCTACATGTTTGCTAGGGGTTAGGATGAAATTACTCCTTCCTTTAAAACTGCATATCTAAATTAGAATCAGAATTTAGCTCATctaaaatgcagctgaattaCCAACTACACACAGGTGCACCTAGTTACCAATACTATGGAGAAAGGTCACATGTAAAGCAAAATTCTGAGTAAACAGTAGattcaaataattatttcacaATAATCCAAGTTTCACGCTGCATGCTGAAAAAAGAGGATCTTCTGAATTATTACTTAATCATTTTTGTCATGAGGGTACACTATCAAATTGACTAGGTCAAAAAAATTTAGTAGTAGTTATGGAGTAGTAGCATACGTAGGCTCCATTCAACCATTCAAGACTTGACTACACACTGCCTTCACACTAGAAAAATCATTCCCACCCTTCCTACTCCCTCACTCCCTGTGTGCCATGTGAAATAATTACTGAGTTATGCTTGGGCTTTAGGGCATGTTTCCtctgaagtcaacagaaatCCTGAAAGCACAATAAAAGGGCCTAATTCCATAACATCCTAACCACaagatttcagaaatactggGACATGAAAGTATTTGGATACTTAAAGTTTATGTAGactaagaagagaaaacaaatgaataCCAGTTGAACTAGAATGACAAAGAACAAGTCTGGTAATTTTCATGTA
Coding sequences within it:
- the SEC22A gene encoding vesicle-trafficking protein SEC22a, with amino-acid sequence MSMILSASVVRVRDGLPLSASTDYDQSTGMQECRRYFKMLSKKLSQLPDRCTLKTGQYNINFISSLGVSYMMLCTENYPSVLAFCFLDELQKEFITTYNMMKTNTAVRPYCFIEFDNFIQRTKQRYNNTRSLSTKMNLADMQTEIKLRPPYQISVSELGSANGFAHSSVAEYKGTGKISAAPHQRLEPVTLPGIVSFVLSLLCGALNLIRGFHAIESLLQNEGEDFSYVIAFFLGTAACLYQCYLFVYYTGWRNAKSFLTFGLICLCNMYLYELRNLWQLFFHVTVGAFSTLQIRLRQPQGKSPDYNV